One stretch of Pyxidicoccus trucidator DNA includes these proteins:
- a CDS encoding DUF4041 domain-containing protein, with the protein MAEELARAREQTNTAIQEAETRRQQARSEQTQLDAAIARLKAELQPLEEEAVLRSFGLYKPIYNLSSSEKYELRLDAIRDQQKAMLKNKTAAFCRIEWEVNGSKAEGRKQTERTLKLMLRAFNGEADACVAKVTYKNIKAMEARIQKAAEVISGLTEIQQCFISDKYVDLKLEELRLAHEYEEKRNEEKEEQRRIREQMREEEAAQRELERAKLEAEREARRDEEALRKARAELEKSKGAEQEKLMERIAELERRVAEDQERTRVISQAQLTRTGHVYVISNIGSFGEDVYKLGMTRRLVPQDRIDELGDASVPFEFDVHAIIRTSDAPALETALHRTFASRRINRINERKEFFRATLDEIAQAVREHHGEFELTRLAEAEEYRKTLAILEEERGVAPGSKSANVPLERAFA; encoded by the coding sequence ATGGCCGAAGAGCTGGCCCGTGCACGCGAGCAGACGAACACGGCCATCCAGGAAGCCGAGACCCGGCGCCAGCAGGCCCGCTCGGAGCAGACCCAACTCGATGCCGCCATCGCCAGGCTGAAGGCAGAGCTCCAGCCCTTGGAGGAGGAAGCAGTTCTCCGCTCGTTCGGCCTCTACAAGCCCATCTACAACCTCTCCTCGTCGGAGAAGTACGAGCTGCGCCTGGATGCCATCCGTGACCAGCAGAAGGCGATGCTGAAGAACAAGACGGCCGCCTTCTGCCGCATCGAGTGGGAGGTCAATGGCAGCAAGGCGGAGGGCCGCAAGCAGACCGAGCGGACCCTGAAGCTGATGCTTCGGGCCTTCAACGGCGAGGCGGACGCATGCGTCGCCAAGGTCACTTACAAGAACATCAAGGCCATGGAGGCGCGCATCCAGAAGGCCGCCGAGGTCATCAGCGGCCTCACCGAAATCCAGCAGTGCTTCATCTCCGACAAGTACGTGGACCTCAAGCTGGAGGAACTTCGCCTGGCCCACGAATACGAGGAGAAACGGAACGAGGAGAAAGAGGAGCAGCGGCGCATCCGCGAGCAGATGCGCGAGGAGGAAGCCGCGCAGCGCGAGCTGGAGCGGGCGAAGCTCGAAGCCGAGAGAGAGGCCCGGCGCGACGAAGAAGCCCTGCGCAAGGCCCGCGCCGAACTCGAGAAGAGCAAGGGCGCCGAGCAGGAGAAGCTCATGGAACGCATCGCGGAACTGGAGCGCCGGGTGGCAGAGGACCAGGAGCGCACGCGGGTCATCTCCCAGGCACAACTGACTCGCACGGGCCACGTCTACGTCATCTCCAACATCGGCTCCTTCGGCGAGGACGTCTACAAGCTGGGGATGACGCGGCGCCTCGTGCCCCAGGACCGCATCGACGAACTGGGAGACGCCTCCGTCCCCTTCGAGTTCGACGTCCACGCCATCATCCGCACCTCGGATGCGCCGGCGCTGGAAACGGCCCTGCACCGCACTTTCGCGAGCAGACGCATCAACCGCATCAACGAGCGCAAGGAGTTCTTCCGCGCCACGCTGGATGAGATCGCCCAGGCCGTGCGCGAACACCACGGCGAGTTCGAGCTGACGCGCCTGGCCGAGGCCGAGGAGTATCGCAAGACGCTCGCTATCCTTGAGGAGGAGCGCGGAGTGGCACCGGGAAGCAAGTCCGCCAATGTTCCCCTGGAGCGTGCTTTCGCCTGA
- a CDS encoding eCIS core domain-containing protein, whose translation MSGAPEGGEPLAPAVRQAAEASFGVDLGAVRVHADTRAGKAAEGLSARAFTYGNHIFLGRREQATDVRLLAHELAHVVQQQSAPAVQRSAPGQGGPHEREADHASQAAASGASFRVNERTQGPGVQRLGLGDVLDFIAGRANNIPGFRMFTIVLGVNPINMSRVDRSAANILRAVVEFMPGGGLITRALDTHGVFERAGTWVEQQIQSLGMTGSVFRAAVSRFIDSLGLRDFLNPGGVWERARRIFTEPIDRIISTARAMVSGIVQLVKDAILRPLARLAEGTRGYDLLKAVLGRDPITGEAVPRNAETLIGGFMKLIGQEEIWNNLKRANAVSRAWAWFQGALGGLTGFVRQVPGLFLSALRSLEIADIVLLPRAFARVASAFGGFIGGFLSWAGNTVWNLLEIIFSVVAPGVMPYLRRAAETFRTILRNPMGFVGNLVRAGLQGLRQFAARFLTHLRGSLIGWLTGAMSGAGIYIPQGFNLQEILKFVLSVLGLTWQNIRQKLVRAVGETAVRAMETAFDIVRTLVTQGPAAAWEQIQQSLSNLREMVMEQVMTFVRDRVVQAAITRLVTSLNPAGAFIQAIIATYNTVMFFVERMRQIAQVAASVIDSLAAIASGAIGPAANRVEQTMAGLLTLVISFLARIAGLGRVSDAVTNVVNRVRQPIDRALDRVVDWIVAQARRLGRFIASTVRGTDTRTPEEKQRDLDRAVRELRPRIAPLLRRGIPRSLLAVRLAVWQRQYRLTSLSVVGQRLVAAINPTAPMYNFREVLIGRELEVRLVAARTRFLRELGSASPSSSRFAQQLGEAEAAVRSGQTAPTALSPEQFNLLGDRIRSGAVTLQPPPLARGQRVQRQQLFDPTVQGYSTEVRIPAGGGPPRGQNFLVPTLGAYAAGHLPGQPAPIPNDPNYDPHTSFNYMPPYGLQSVNRLMESGVETPDIRGLRVLESARTPGGQPALQVTSTLHQAGVLSASDITYGRPAGMATGGSAVQGEAAFRRFQRGQPSLANAATRVRQGSYAVAFDTLLQALRQDQTRLLVVTGGDALVQVGGAFERWLMTAVRGMDVQDTAQARAAGEQLTEQLHRFLQATSSTP comes from the coding sequence CCGAGGGCCTGTCCGCGCGGGCCTTCACGTACGGCAACCACATCTTCCTGGGACGCCGTGAGCAGGCCACGGATGTCCGGCTGCTGGCGCACGAGCTCGCGCACGTCGTGCAGCAGCAGTCGGCTCCCGCGGTGCAGAGGTCGGCCCCCGGCCAGGGCGGGCCCCACGAGCGCGAGGCGGACCACGCGTCCCAGGCCGCAGCGAGTGGTGCGTCGTTCCGCGTCAACGAGCGCACCCAGGGCCCCGGCGTGCAGCGGCTGGGGCTGGGCGATGTGCTCGACTTCATCGCCGGCCGGGCGAACAACATCCCCGGCTTCCGGATGTTCACCATCGTCCTGGGGGTGAACCCCATCAACATGAGCCGCGTGGACCGGAGCGCGGCCAACATCCTCCGGGCCGTGGTGGAGTTCATGCCCGGCGGCGGGCTCATCACCCGGGCGCTCGACACCCATGGCGTCTTCGAGCGCGCGGGCACGTGGGTGGAGCAGCAGATTCAGTCGCTCGGGATGACCGGGAGTGTCTTCCGGGCGGCCGTCAGCCGCTTCATCGACTCGCTGGGGCTGCGCGACTTCCTCAACCCGGGAGGCGTGTGGGAGCGCGCCCGGCGCATCTTCACGGAGCCCATCGACCGCATCATCAGCACCGCCCGCGCCATGGTGAGCGGCATCGTCCAGCTGGTGAAGGACGCGATTCTCCGCCCCCTGGCCCGGCTGGCCGAGGGCACTCGCGGCTACGACCTGCTCAAGGCCGTGCTCGGCAGAGACCCGATTACCGGCGAGGCCGTGCCGCGCAATGCCGAGACGCTGATTGGCGGCTTCATGAAGCTCATCGGCCAGGAGGAAATCTGGAACAACCTCAAGCGCGCCAATGCGGTGAGCCGCGCGTGGGCGTGGTTCCAGGGCGCGCTCGGCGGGCTGACGGGCTTCGTCCGGCAGGTCCCCGGGCTGTTCCTCTCGGCGCTGCGCTCGCTGGAGATTGCGGACATCGTGCTGCTGCCGCGCGCGTTCGCCCGGGTGGCGAGCGCGTTCGGCGGCTTCATCGGCGGGTTCTTGAGCTGGGCGGGCAACACCGTCTGGAACCTGCTGGAAATCATCTTCTCCGTCGTCGCGCCCGGGGTGATGCCGTACCTGCGGCGGGCGGCGGAGACGTTCCGGACGATTCTCCGCAACCCGATGGGCTTCGTCGGCAACCTGGTGCGCGCGGGGCTCCAGGGCCTGCGGCAGTTCGCGGCCCGGTTCCTCACGCACCTGCGCGGCTCGCTCATCGGCTGGCTCACCGGGGCGATGAGCGGGGCGGGCATCTACATTCCGCAGGGCTTCAACCTGCAGGAGATTCTCAAGTTCGTCCTCAGCGTGCTGGGGCTGACCTGGCAGAACATCCGCCAGAAGCTGGTGCGGGCCGTGGGCGAGACGGCCGTGCGGGCGATGGAGACGGCGTTCGACATCGTCCGGACGCTCGTCACCCAGGGGCCCGCCGCCGCGTGGGAGCAGATTCAGCAGAGCCTGTCCAACCTGCGCGAGATGGTCATGGAGCAGGTCATGACCTTCGTGCGGGACAGGGTGGTGCAGGCGGCGATTACGCGCCTGGTGACGAGCCTCAACCCGGCGGGCGCGTTCATCCAGGCCATCATCGCCACCTACAACACGGTGATGTTCTTCGTGGAGCGGATGCGGCAGATCGCCCAGGTGGCGGCGTCCGTCATCGACTCGCTCGCGGCGATTGCGAGTGGCGCGATTGGCCCGGCGGCCAACCGCGTCGAGCAGACGATGGCCGGCCTGCTCACGCTGGTCATCAGCTTCCTGGCGCGCATCGCCGGGCTGGGGCGGGTGAGCGATGCGGTGACGAACGTGGTCAACCGCGTGCGTCAGCCCATCGACCGGGCGCTGGACAGGGTGGTGGACTGGATTGTCGCGCAGGCGCGGCGGCTGGGGCGGTTCATCGCTAGCACCGTCCGGGGGACGGACACGCGCACTCCCGAAGAGAAGCAGCGCGACCTGGACCGCGCGGTTCGCGAGCTGCGGCCGCGAATTGCACCGCTACTGCGGCGCGGCATCCCGCGCTCACTGCTGGCGGTCCGGCTCGCGGTCTGGCAGCGCCAGTACCGGCTGACCTCCCTGTCCGTCGTGGGGCAGCGCCTCGTGGCGGCCATCAACCCGACCGCTCCGATGTACAACTTCCGGGAGGTACTCATCGGGCGGGAGCTGGAGGTGCGGCTGGTGGCCGCACGCACCCGCTTCTTGCGGGAACTCGGGTCTGCTTCGCCATCATCGTCGCGCTTCGCCCAGCAACTCGGGGAGGCGGAGGCCGCGGTTCGGAGCGGCCAGACCGCTCCCACCGCGCTGAGCCCCGAGCAGTTCAACCTGCTCGGGGACCGTATCCGTTCAGGTGCCGTGACGCTCCAGCCCCCTCCGCTAGCCAGGGGGCAGCGGGTTCAACGACAACAGCTCTTCGACCCGACAGTGCAGGGCTATTCCACGGAGGTGAGGATACCCGCTGGCGGAGGGCCGCCCCGAGGACAGAACTTCCTGGTGCCGACGCTGGGAGCTTATGCCGCGGGACATCTCCCGGGCCAACCTGCGCCAATCCCCAACGATCCCAACTATGACCCTCATACCAGCTTCAACTACATGCCGCCCTATGGTCTCCAGTCGGTGAACCGGCTGATGGAGTCAGGCGTCGAGACGCCCGATATCAGGGGTCTGCGTGTACTTGAGAGCGCCCGCACGCCAGGCGGTCAGCCCGCCCTTCAGGTGACGTCCACGCTCCATCAGGCCGGTGTGCTCTCCGCCAGCGACATCACCTACGGCCGCCCGGCCGGTATGGCGACCGGCGGCTCGGCGGTGCAGGGCGAGGCCGCATTCCGGCGCTTCCAGAGAGGTCAACCCTCCCTCGCGAACGCAGCCACGCGGGTACGTCAGGGCAGCTACGCGGTCGCCTTCGATACGCTCCTGCAGGCGCTGAGGCAGGACCAGACGCGGCTGCTCGTCGTGACTGGCGGCGATGCGCTGGTGCAAGTGGGAGGGGCCTTTGAGCGCTGGCTCATGACGGCGGTGCGCGGTATGGACGTCCAGGATACGGCCCAGGCGCGGGCAGCGGGTGAGCAACTCACGGAGCAGCTCCATCGATTTCTGCAGGCGACGTCATCAACGCCCTGA